In a genomic window of Zingiber officinale cultivar Zhangliang chromosome 9B, Zo_v1.1, whole genome shotgun sequence:
- the LOC122022678 gene encoding Golgi SNAP receptor complex member 1-1-like isoform X3, protein MTSYRRLVSLKSNGSETDLEPGIEHSLKQLQQVNLQMQIWVSSGGSQIISHTLTRHKEILQDLTQEFYRLQSSRRAKQERSSLLLDFRDFDRAKADMEDGADTEQHALLKEQAAIGRSSGQMDNVISQAQATLGTLALQRSTFGGITTKISNVSSRLPTVNHILSSIKRKKSMDTIILSLVASICTFLMLIYWLSK, encoded by the exons ATGACTTCATATCGTAGACTCGTTTCGTTAAAATCCAATGGTTCAGAGACAGATCTCGAACCTGGAATTGAACATTCACTAAAGCAACTCCAACAAGTCAATTTGCAGATGCAaatctgggtatcttctggaggCTCACAGATTATTTCTCACACACTGACACGGCATAAAGAAATTCTACAAGATCTCACTCAG GAGTTCTACAGGCTTCAGTCTAGCCGCAGAGCAAAACAAGAGcgttcttctcttcttctagACTTTAGAGACTTCGATAGAGCAAAGGCAGACATGGAAGATGGTGCCGATACTGAGCAACATGCTCTACTTAAAGAACAAGCAGCTATAGGTAGAAGTTCAGGGCAG ATGGACAATGTAATCTCGCAAGCACAAGCCACTCTGGGAACACTAGCTCTTCAGCGTTCCACGTTTGGTGGCATCACTACCAAGATCAGTAATGTCAGCAGCAGACTTCCTACG GTAAATCATATTCTTTCATCAATTAAAAGGAAAAAATCGATGGACACCATAATCCTGTCCCTCGTCGCGTCAATTTGTACGTTTCTCATGTTGATTTACTGGTTGTCAAAGTAA
- the LOC122024399 gene encoding ATP synthase delta chain, chloroplastic-like, which produces MAALRSSPLALRPAAAAPSSSAVRVSCFLRRFPSTVPRRLRIILPSRRRHGGGALGAVMADSAASSYANALAEAAKSNGSLEQTAADIEKVEKAFVDPAVQSFFSNPTISAERKAEVVKEIASSLKLLPYTANFLNILVDMRRIDILSEIIKEFELQYNKITNTEVAVVTSVVTLEAQDLAQIAKVVQRLTGANNVRIKTALDPSLIAGFTIRFGATGSKFVDMSVKKQLDEIASKLDFSAVTF; this is translated from the coding sequence ATGGCCGCTCTCCGCTCCTCTCCCCTCGCCCTCCGCCCCGCCGCCGCCGCCCCTTCTTCCTCCGCTGTCCGTGTTTCCTGCTTCCTACGACGATTTCCCTCTACCGTCCCCCGACGCCTTAGGATCATCCTGCCTTCCCGCCGCCGCCACGGCGGCGGCGCCCTCGGTGCCGTGATGGCGGACTCCGCCGCTTCGAGCTACGCGAACGCTCTCGCCGAAGCCGCGAAGTCTAACGGATCCCTCGAGCAGACGGCCGCCGACATCGAGAAGGTGGAGAAGGCGTTCGTCGACCCTGCCGTCCAATCCTTCTTCTCCAACCCCACCATCTCGGCGGAGCGGAAAGCCGAGGTAGTGAAGGAGATCGCCTCCTCCCTCAAGCTCCTCCCCTACACCGCCAACTTCCTCAACATCCTCGTCGACATGCGACGGATCGACATCCTCAGCGAGATCATCAAGGAGTTCGAGCTGCAATACAACAAGATCACCAACACGGAGGTCGCCGTCGTGACTTCGGTGGTGACCTTGGAGGCCCAGGACCTCGCCCAGATCGCGAAGGTGGTGCAGCGGCTCACCGGCGCCAACAACGTGCGGATCAAGACGGCGCTCGATCCTTCCCTCATCGCCGGATTCACGATTCGGTTCGGCGCAACCGGGTCCAAGTTCGTCGACATGAGCGTCAAGAAGCAGCTCGATGAGATCGCTTCGAAGCTTGATTTCTCCGCCGTTACCTTCTAA
- the LOC122022678 gene encoding Golgi SNAP receptor complex member 1-1-like isoform X1 produces the protein MEASSWDALRKQARKLEAQLDEQMTSYRRLVSLKSNGSETDLEPGIEHSLKQLQQVNLQMQIWVSSGGSQIISHTLTRHKEILQDLTQEFYRLQSSRRAKQERSSLLLDFRDFDRAKADMEDGADTEQHALLKEQAAIGRSSGQMDNVISQAQATLGTLALQRSTFGGITTKISNVSSRLPTVNHILSSIKRKKSMDTIILSLVASICTFLMLIYWLSK, from the exons ATGGAGGCGTCCTCGTGGGACGCCCTTCGGAAACAG GCAAGGAAGCTTGAAGCTCAATTGGATGAGCAGATGACTTCATATCGTAGACTCGTTTCGTTAAAATCCAATGGTTCAGAGACAGATCTCGAACCTGGAATTGAACATTCACTAAAGCAACTCCAACAAGTCAATTTGCAGATGCAaatctgggtatcttctggaggCTCACAGATTATTTCTCACACACTGACACGGCATAAAGAAATTCTACAAGATCTCACTCAG GAGTTCTACAGGCTTCAGTCTAGCCGCAGAGCAAAACAAGAGcgttcttctcttcttctagACTTTAGAGACTTCGATAGAGCAAAGGCAGACATGGAAGATGGTGCCGATACTGAGCAACATGCTCTACTTAAAGAACAAGCAGCTATAGGTAGAAGTTCAGGGCAG ATGGACAATGTAATCTCGCAAGCACAAGCCACTCTGGGAACACTAGCTCTTCAGCGTTCCACGTTTGGTGGCATCACTACCAAGATCAGTAATGTCAGCAGCAGACTTCCTACG GTAAATCATATTCTTTCATCAATTAAAAGGAAAAAATCGATGGACACCATAATCCTGTCCCTCGTCGCGTCAATTTGTACGTTTCTCATGTTGATTTACTGGTTGTCAAAGTAA
- the LOC122022678 gene encoding Golgi SNAP receptor complex member 1-1-like isoform X2 gives MARKLEAQLDEQMTSYRRLVSLKSNGSETDLEPGIEHSLKQLQQVNLQMQIWVSSGGSQIISHTLTRHKEILQDLTQEFYRLQSSRRAKQERSSLLLDFRDFDRAKADMEDGADTEQHALLKEQAAIGRSSGQMDNVISQAQATLGTLALQRSTFGGITTKISNVSSRLPTVNHILSSIKRKKSMDTIILSLVASICTFLMLIYWLSK, from the exons ATG GCAAGGAAGCTTGAAGCTCAATTGGATGAGCAGATGACTTCATATCGTAGACTCGTTTCGTTAAAATCCAATGGTTCAGAGACAGATCTCGAACCTGGAATTGAACATTCACTAAAGCAACTCCAACAAGTCAATTTGCAGATGCAaatctgggtatcttctggaggCTCACAGATTATTTCTCACACACTGACACGGCATAAAGAAATTCTACAAGATCTCACTCAG GAGTTCTACAGGCTTCAGTCTAGCCGCAGAGCAAAACAAGAGcgttcttctcttcttctagACTTTAGAGACTTCGATAGAGCAAAGGCAGACATGGAAGATGGTGCCGATACTGAGCAACATGCTCTACTTAAAGAACAAGCAGCTATAGGTAGAAGTTCAGGGCAG ATGGACAATGTAATCTCGCAAGCACAAGCCACTCTGGGAACACTAGCTCTTCAGCGTTCCACGTTTGGTGGCATCACTACCAAGATCAGTAATGTCAGCAGCAGACTTCCTACG GTAAATCATATTCTTTCATCAATTAAAAGGAAAAAATCGATGGACACCATAATCCTGTCCCTCGTCGCGTCAATTTGTACGTTTCTCATGTTGATTTACTGGTTGTCAAAGTAA
- the LOC122022677 gene encoding protein ENHANCED DISEASE RESISTANCE 2-like yields MSPTTKNPSSDHSPDGTELTVEVAGATEEPQYDWRRAAIEGGSLRHVDLNTGSNGWASPPGDLFHLRGPNYFSRRQKIPSDDWLLKPAGMDWLRSASRLDDVLGRPDNRIASALRRAHSLGQSGKAFLFAVNIQVPGRECHSAVFYFVAEDPIPPGSLFYRFVHGDDAFRNARFKIVNRIVKGPWIVRTAVGNHAACLLGKALTCNYHRGENYLEIDVDVGSSSLANAILRLALGFVTAVTIDMGFLVEAQSEEELPERLLGAVRVSQMEMSSATYVETRPRAAETAGKGGFRGQAKVNHHNDLSRSGDGNGCGKAQG; encoded by the coding sequence ATGTCACCGACGACGAAGAACCCTTCCTCCGATCACTCCCCCGACGGAACCGAACTCACTGTCGAGGTGGCGGGGGCTACGGAGGAGCCCCAGTACGACTGGCGACGCGCCGCGATCGAGGGCGGCTCCCTCCGCCACGTTGACCTCAACACCGGATCCAACGGCTGGGCCTCCCCTCCCGGCGATCTCTTCCACCTCCGAGGCCCCAATTATTTCTCCAGGCGCCAGAAGATCCCTTCCGACGACTGGCTCCTCAAGCCCGCCGGCATGGATTGGCTCCGATCCGCCTCCCGCCTCGACGACGTCCTGGGTCGCCCCGACAACCGCATCGCCTCCGCCCTCCGCCGCGCGCACTCCCTCGGGCAGTCCGGTAAGGCCTTCCTCTTCGCCGTCAACATCCAGGTTCCCGGCCGCGAGTGCCACTCCGCCGTCTTCTACTTCGTAGCGGAGGATCCCATCCCGCCCGGATCCCTCTTCTACCGATTCGTCCACGGCGACGACGCCTTCCGGAACGCGCGGTTCAAGATCGTGAACCGGATCGTGAAGGGGCCGTGGATCGTGAGGACCGCGGTCGGGAACCACGCCGCCTGCCTCCTCGGGAAGGCGCTCACTTGCAACTACCACCGGGGGGAGAACTACCTGGAGATCGATGTTGACGTCGGGAGCTCCTCCCTCGCTAACGCCATCCTCCGCCTCGCCCTGGGCTTCGTCACGGCGGTTACCATAGACATGGGGTTTCTGGTGGAAGCCCAGTCGGAGGAAGAACTGCCCGAGCGGCTCCTCGGCGCGGTCAGGGTGTCACAGATGGAGATGAGTTCGGCCACCTACGTCGAGACTCGGCCCAGGGCAGCAGAGACTGCTGGTAAAGGAGGGTTCCGGGGGCAGGCCAAGGTCAACCATCACAACGATCTGTCAAGGTCCGGAGATGGCAATGGCTGTGGCAAAGCTCAAGGTTGA
- the LOC122024397 gene encoding probable cyclic nucleotide-gated ion channel 5: MFDGGHKAQYMDGQREKFVRLEESSPALSFSSDTDRRNRGTFNVEGFGQGSHTSFKFIRGGVRKGSEGLKFLGRSLRFGASREVFPEDLKVSEKKIFDPQDKFLIIMNRLFVISCILAVAVDPLFYYLPIKDENSICLGIDRKLAVASTTLRTIIDCFYLIRMALQFRTGYIAPSTRVFGRGELVIDPAQIAKHYLRSNFIIDFLSVLPLPQIVVWRFLHRNKGSDVLATKNALFVIVLLQYIPRLFRIIPLTSELKRTAGVFAETAWAGAAYYLLWFMLACHVVGSFWYLLSVEREDDCWQSACKQQNDTCITNYLYCGNEDLDGFLKWNASFILERCNADDSNNAFFQFGIYEQALTSGIVASNHFISKIAYCFWWGLQNVSTLGQGLQTSTYLGEVIFSIIIAVLGLVLFALLIGNMQTYLQSMTIRLEEMRVKRRDSEQWMHHRMLPPDLRQRVRRYDQYKWLETRGVDEEGLVQSLPKDLRRDIKRHLCLALVRRVPLFEKLDERLLDAICEGLKPSLYTENTYILREGDPVDEMLFIIRGSLESITTDGGRSGFFNRTLLQERDFCGEELLTWALDPKSGGNLPTSTRTVRALNEVETFSLNADELKFVASQFRRLHSRQVQHTFRFYSQQWRMWAACFIQAAWRRYVKRKMAELMQKEEEERRRNNLVKGTTSLGAAIYASRFAANAMRGVHRLRNRRALGLVRLQKPPEPDFTAEGAD; encoded by the exons ATGTTTGACGGTGGACATAAAGCTCAATATATGGACGGTCAAAGAGAAAAGTTTGTGAG GCTTGAAGAGTCAAGTCCTGCGTTGTCATTTTCCTCGGATACGGATAGAAGGAATAGAGGCACATTCAATGTTGAGGGATTTGGTCAAGGATCACACACCTCATTCAAATTCATAAGGGGAGGAGTGAGAAAGGGATCTGAGGGTCTTAAGTTTCTTGGCAGGTCACTTAGATTTGGTGCTTCTAGGGAAGTTTTTCCTGAAGACCTCAAGGTTTCTGAGAAGAAGATTTTTGATCCTCAAGATAAATTTCTGATTATAATGAACAGGCTTTTTGTCATATCATGTATTCTTGCAGTAGCAGTGGATCCTTTGTTTTATTATCTTCCTATAAAAGATGAAAATTCGATATGCCTAGGAATAGATCGGAAGTTAGCTGTTGCATCTACTACCTTGCGGACGATCATTGATTGTTTCTATCTTATTCGGATGGCTCTTCAATTTCGTACTGGTTACATTGCCCCATCAACCCGAGTGTTTGGCAGAGGTGAACTTGTAATTGATCCAGCACAGATAGCAAAACATTACTTGAGAAGCAACTTCATTATTGACTTCCTGTCTGTCCTACCACTCCCACAG ATTGTAGTTTGGAGGTTTCTTCATAGAAATAAAGGATCAGATGTACTGGCTACAAAAAATGCGTTGTTTGTTATTGTTCTGCTTCAGTATATCCCTAGATTATTCCGCATTATTCCTTTAACATCAGAGTTGAAAAGGACTGCTGGTGTCTTTGCTGAAACTGCTTGGGCTGGTGCTGCATATTATTTATTGTGGTTCATGCTAGCTTGCCAT GTTGTTGGTTCTTTCTGGTACTTGTTGTCTGTTGAGCGAGAAGATGATTGTTGGCAGTCAGCTTGTAAGCAACAGAATGACACGTGCATCACAAATTACTTATATTGTGGCAATGAAGATCTTGATGGTTTTCTCAAGTGGAATGCCAGCTTTATTCTGGAGCGATGTAATGCTGATGATAGCAATAATGCTTTTTTCCAATTTGGAATCTATGAGCAGGCTTTGACTTCGGGTATTGTGGCATCTAACCATTTCATTTCCAAAATTGCTTACTGCTTCTGGTGGGGATTGCAGAATGTAAG TACGCTAGGCCAAGGGCTGCAAACGAGCACTTATCTCGGGGAGGTGATCTTCTCAATCatcatcgctgttcttggacttgtACTGTTTGCCCTCCTTATTGGTAATATGCAG ACATATCTTCAATCGATGACGATACGGCTTGAAGAGATGCGAGTTAAGAGGCGTGACTCAGAACAGTGGATGCATCACCGTATGCTACCACCAGACCTCAGACAGCGTGTCCGTCGATATGATCAGTACAAGTGGTTGGAGACGAGAGGTGTGGATGAAGAAggtttggttcagagccttcccAAGGATCTTCGGCGGGATATCAAGCGTCATCTTTGTTTAGCGTTGGTTAGGAGG GTTCCTTTATTTGAGAAGTTGGACGAGCGTTTGCTAGATGCAATTTGTGAAGGACTCAAACCTAGTCTGTACACAGAGAACACATACATTCTGAGAGAGGGGGATCCTGTGGACGAAATGCTCTTCATCATTCGTGGGAGCTTGGAGAGCATAACTACTGATGGAGGAAGAAGCGGGTTCTTCAACCGAACTCTTCTTCAAGAGCGTGATTTCTGCGGTGAGGAGCTCTTGACCTGGGCACTAGATCCAAAGTCCGGTGGCAACCTACCAACTTCCACGAGGACCGTGAGAGCACTGAATGAAGTTGAAACATTCTCACTGAATGCTGATGAACTCAAGTTCGTGGCGAGCCAGTTCAGACGTCTCCACAGCCGGCAAGTCCAGCATACATTTCGATTCTACTCACAGCAATGGAGGATGTGGGCAGCTTGCTTCATCCAAGCCGCGTGGAGACGCTATGTCAAGCGGAAGATGGCCGAGCTTatgcagaaggaagaagaagaaagacggagAAATAACTTGGTGAAAGGCACCACAAGCCTTGGTGCGGCTATCTACGCATCGAGATTCGCTGCCAACGCAATGCGAGGTGTTCATCGGCTTCGGAACAGGAGGGCCCTTGGATTGGTGAGGTTGCAAAAACCACCCGAGCCTGATTTCACTGCAGAAGGCGCCGATTGA
- the LOC122023642 gene encoding uncharacterized protein LOC122023642 — translation MGEGDGYQEDGDARRCALGDVTNLGKRGLILDSKKIFSGEGIDENSQANVEDSFGEERAFKKWKTDIDGKTEALVDIKGKGLFSSEAKEAGWPMTPNIIGNFVQRNIESDLVSLQKSSDSLANETVGKLGSGFISTEPVLVQCDKLFLTDSEEDFSDGHGTDSAGSTRYSFQSKEVENSSTALKSPGLDFTTLKEGNVHGCEGPWKFQKTSGSSKGSMDSGVNESSSVPSCGKVGMLEESCKCPFCLKAAYIWADLNYQDTRARLAELKKSRRLAKSLEARSCSNKSSTKAARRISDTSASLESELTRQWRSLFLCTENIVAREAFELHDKFLRLKELKENCKRDLEKNSLVPS, via the exons ATGGGTGAAGGAGACGGATATCAAGAAGATGGTGATGCCAGAAGATGTGCTTTGGGTGATGTAACTAATCTTGGGAAAAGAGGGCTTATTTTGGATTCAAAAAAGATTTTTTCAGGAGAAGGGATTGACGAAAACAGTCAAGCCAATGTCGAGGATAGTTTTGGAGAGGAAAGAGCTTTTAAGAAATGGAAAACAGACATTGATGGCAAAACCGAAGCTTTGGTTGACATAAAAGGGAAGGGCCTTTTCTCTTCCGAGGCTAAAGAGGCAGGCTGGCCTATGACTCCAAACATCATAGGCAATTTTGTCCAGAGAAAtattgaatctgatttggtttcCCTGCAAAAGAGTTCTGATTCATTAGCAAATGAGACTGTTGGCAAGTTAGGATCAGGCTTTATATCCACTGAGCCAGTGCTTGTGCAATGTGATAAATTATTCCTAACTGATTCAGAAGAAGATTTTTCAGATGGTCATGGAACTGATAGTGCTGGTTCTACTAGATACTCTTTCCAATCAAAGGAAGTTGAAAACAGTTCGACTGCACTAAAATCTCCTGGCTTAGACTTTACAACTTTGAAGGAAGGAAATGTTCATGGTTGCGAAGGTCCCTGGAAGTTCCAAAAAACATCTGGCTCATCGAAAGGCAGTATGGATTCTGGTGTAAATGAATCCAGTAGTGTCCCAAGTTGTGGCAAAGTTGGAATGCTGGAAGAATCTTGTAAATGCCCTTTTTGTCTCAAAG CGGCTTACATATGGGCAGACCTAAATTATCAGGACACTAGAGCCAGACTTGCCG aatTGAAGAAAAGCAGAAGACTTGCGAAGTCTTTAGAAGCACGAAGTTGCAGCAACAAAAGTAGTACCAAAGCTGCTCGAAGGATCTCAGATACATCTGCTTCATTGGAGTCTGAATTAACTCGACAGTGGCGATCACTTTTCCTTTGCACAGAGAATATTGTTGCCCGTGAAGCTTTTGAGCTT CATGACAAATTTCTCAGGCTGAAAGAGTTGAAGGAGAACTGCAAGAGAGACTTGGAGAAAAATAGTTTGGTTCCTTCATAG
- the LOC122025762 gene encoding FCS-Like Zinc finger 6-like, producing MLLGNRPRPPIRRTTSSTEFPAGVLLDIELPQLPDPERSIGGKAIDPHLGVMQGSIAGVGMDWRAARFMGSMLSPRGGVQRRELFVSPEAAGFLMACRLCNRRLGPGRDAFMYRGEIAFCSLECRQQHINLDEQKERCLLNSS from the exons ATGTTACTGGGGAATCGTCCAAGGCCTCCGATTCGGCGGACCACTAGCTCCACGGAGTTCCCGGCCGGCGTCCTCTTGGACATCGAGCTCCCTCAGCTGCCGGATCCGGAAAGATCGATAGGAGGCAAAGCCATTGATCCGCATCTAGGAGTGATGCAGGGATCGATCGCCGGAGTCGGGATGGACTGGCGCGCGGCTAGGTTCATGGGGTCCATGCTCTCGCCCCGCGGCGGCGTGCAGAGGAGGGAGCTGTTCGTGTCGCCTGAGGCGGCGGGATTCTTGATGGCCTGCAGGCTATGCAACCGGCGACTAGGGCCCGGCAGGGATGCCTTCATGTACCG GGGTGAGATTGCCTTTTGCAGCCTCGAATGCCGTCAGCAGCACATCAACTTAGATGAGCAGAAAGAGAGATGCCTCTTGAATAGTAGTTGA
- the LOC122022679 gene encoding low temperature-induced protein lt101.2-like, translated as MGLCIRFLEILCAIILPPLGVFFRYGCCKMEFWLCVVLTILGYIPGIIYAIYVIVTNPEGHHHHDDNDEYRPV; from the exons ATGGGGTTGTGCATTCGATTCCTCGAGATCTTGTGCGCTATCATTCTTCCTCCTCTGGGCGTCTTCTTCCGCTATGGCTGTTGCAAA ATGGAGTTTTGGCTGTGTGTGGTGTTGACGATACTGGGCTACATCCCTGGAATCATCTATGCTATCTATGTGATCGTTACTAACCCTGAGGGCCATCACCACCATGACGACAACGACGAATATCGCCCGGTGTAG